Genomic segment of Cronobacter dublinensis subsp. dublinensis LMG 23823:
CTCCTTGTGCCATGGCTGATAAACGTTGTGCCATCACGGATGGCTCCCTGACACGAGGTAGTTATGACAAATTCTTTAGTGGTCGCTAAATTTGGCGGCACCAGCGTGGCGGATTTCGACGCCATGAACCGCAGCGCCGATGTCGTCCTGGACGATGGCAAGGTCCGCCTGGTGGTGCTTTCCGCCTCCGCTGGCATCACTAATCTGCTGGTGGCGCTGGCCGAAGGGCTGGAAGCGACCGAGCGCTTTGTAAAGCTCGACGCCATCCGCAAAATTCAGTACGACATCCTGGAACGCCTGCAAAACCCGGCGGTTATCCGTGAAGAGATCGACCGTCTGCTGGAAAACATCGCCACCCTTTCGGAAGCCGCGTCGCTTGCCACCTCTACGGCGCTGACCGACGAGCTGGTCAGTCACGGCGAACTCATGTCCACGCTGCTGTTTGTCGAGATCCTCCGCGAACGTGACATGCAGGCGCAGTGGTTCGACGTGCGTAAAGTGATGCGCACCAGCGACCGTTTTGGCCGCGCCGAGCCGGATGTCGCGGCCCTCGCCGAACTCTGCGCACAGCAGCTCGCGCCGCGCCTGGCGCAAGGACTGGTCATCACGCAAGGGTTTATCGGCAGCGAAGCCAAAGGACGCACCACCACGCTTGGCCGCGGCGGCAGCGACTATACCGCCGCCCTGCTCGCCGAGGCGTTACAGGCGCGCCGCGTCGATATCTGGACGGACGTGCCGGGCATCTACACCACCGACCCGCGCGTGGTGCCTGCCGCGAAACGCATTGATGAAATCGCCTTTGAAGAAGCCGCCGAGATGGCGACCTTCGGCGCCAAAGTGCTGCACCCGGCGACCCTGCTGCCGGCGGTGCGCAGCGATATTCCGGTGTTTGTCGGCTCCAGCAAAGATCCGCAAGCGGGCGGCACGCTGGTGTGCAACAAAACCACGCACCCGCCGCTGTTCCGCGCGCTGGCGCTGCGCCGTAAACAGACGCTGCTCACGCTCCACAGCCTCAACATGCTGCACTCGCGCGGTTTCCTCGCGGAGGTGTTCAGCATCCTGGCGCGGCACAATATTTCGGTCGATCTGATAACCACCTCGGAAGTGAGCGTGGCGCTGACGCTCGACACCACCGGCTCGACCTCAACCGGCGATACGCTGCTCACCCAGGCGCTGTTGACCGAGCTCTCCTCGCTCTGCCGCGTGGAAGTGGAAGAGAACCTGGCGCTGGTGGCGCTGATTGGCAACGATCTCTCTAAAGCCTGCGGCGTGGGTAAAGAAGTGTTTGGCGTGATGGAGCCGTTCAACATCCGCATGATTTGTTACGGCGCATCCAGCCATAACCTTTGCTTCCTGGTGCCGGGCCACGAAGCCGAGCAGGTCGTGCAGAAGCTGCATCACAATCTGTTTGAATAAGAAAAAAATGGCCTGACATCGTCAGGCCATTACCGTTTCATACAGCAGCTTATCTAACAGACTCGCCTGCGCTTTTTCGC
This window contains:
- the lysC gene encoding lysine-sensitive aspartokinase 3 — its product is MTNSLVVAKFGGTSVADFDAMNRSADVVLDDGKVRLVVLSASAGITNLLVALAEGLEATERFVKLDAIRKIQYDILERLQNPAVIREEIDRLLENIATLSEAASLATSTALTDELVSHGELMSTLLFVEILRERDMQAQWFDVRKVMRTSDRFGRAEPDVAALAELCAQQLAPRLAQGLVITQGFIGSEAKGRTTTLGRGGSDYTAALLAEALQARRVDIWTDVPGIYTTDPRVVPAAKRIDEIAFEEAAEMATFGAKVLHPATLLPAVRSDIPVFVGSSKDPQAGGTLVCNKTTHPPLFRALALRRKQTLLTLHSLNMLHSRGFLAEVFSILARHNISVDLITTSEVSVALTLDTTGSTSTGDTLLTQALLTELSSLCRVEVEENLALVALIGNDLSKACGVGKEVFGVMEPFNIRMICYGASSHNLCFLVPGHEAEQVVQKLHHNLFE